One region of Paucibacter aquatile genomic DNA includes:
- a CDS encoding sensor histidine kinase has translation MAARPWSWRRAVLWGALITLVVVAQGLLVALTLSYEDARAQEHVDQVAAEVAARVKQLAGQDLQGLQALLWQEQQPQTSAPRRLNDAAELLRRTRTLLRIEFRDAKLQVLDAAESPYVSPLFRQLARGQLQLETELACAAAQRQGTQLYSRSYFVPLPDGEGLEVADLCLPLMRAGVLQSHLVATLSLRHLLEEAVTQDLARGHELSFVEGDGTRLARTGLARGAGIYLAERLVDLPGLTLQLKVDATTGRPKLIPNLATALVLGLSLSLFALLLLLARDGRRRAVAESALAESLAFRHAMENSLITGLRARTMAGSISYVNPAFCAMVGFKAEELLGRGARPDLPDDTPPYWPPEFVDEYRRRHADRSARWKADNSPGGQDPRQGFETVFMRRNGERFPVLIFEAPLLDAQGQQTGWMSAVLDVSDQRRMEERSRQQQERLQATARLATVGEMASLLSHELNQPLAAIASYATASVNLLAQESADPQAPDLVRQAVLRIAEQAERAGRVIKSVHDFVRRREQAREDIGVDLLFEAVLPLVRLQARKSGTRIELDLPQPSPRVRCDRTMVEQVLLNLSRNAIQAMEDRTAPALRVLTLRAAVVDASWVGISVLDRGPGIPPEVGRQLYTPFFTTRAEGMGLGLSLCRTVVEQHGGAMDYFNREAPGGTEFRFSLPNAGHASKAAPARTPGESTQ, from the coding sequence GTGGCGGCTCGGCCCTGGAGCTGGCGCCGCGCCGTGCTCTGGGGGGCGCTGATCACCTTGGTGGTGGTGGCGCAAGGCCTCTTGGTCGCGCTGACCCTGAGCTACGAGGACGCGCGCGCGCAAGAGCATGTGGACCAGGTGGCGGCCGAGGTGGCGGCCCGGGTCAAGCAACTGGCCGGCCAGGATTTGCAAGGCCTGCAAGCCCTGCTCTGGCAGGAGCAGCAACCCCAGACCAGCGCGCCGCGCCGCCTCAACGACGCGGCCGAGCTGCTGCGCCGCACCCGCACCCTGCTGCGTATCGAGTTCCGTGACGCCAAGCTGCAGGTGCTGGACGCGGCCGAATCGCCCTATGTCTCGCCCCTGTTCCGCCAGCTGGCGCGCGGTCAGCTGCAGCTGGAAACCGAGCTGGCCTGCGCCGCCGCTCAGCGCCAGGGCACCCAGCTCTACTCGCGCAGCTATTTCGTTCCTTTGCCCGACGGCGAGGGCCTGGAGGTGGCGGATCTGTGCCTGCCGCTGATGCGCGCTGGCGTGCTGCAGTCGCATCTGGTGGCCACGCTGAGCCTGCGTCATCTGCTGGAAGAAGCCGTCACGCAAGACCTGGCACGCGGGCACGAGCTCAGCTTTGTCGAGGGTGACGGCACCCGGCTGGCGCGCACCGGCCTGGCGCGCGGCGCCGGCATCTACCTGGCCGAGCGCCTGGTCGATCTGCCGGGCCTGACCCTGCAGCTCAAGGTGGACGCCACCACCGGCCGGCCCAAGCTCATTCCCAACCTGGCCACCGCCCTGGTGCTGGGCCTGTCGCTGAGCCTGTTCGCCCTGCTGCTGCTGCTGGCGCGCGATGGCCGGCGGCGCGCGGTGGCCGAGTCGGCGCTGGCGGAATCGCTGGCCTTTCGTCATGCCATGGAGAACTCCTTGATTACCGGCCTGCGCGCCCGCACCATGGCCGGCAGCATCAGCTATGTGAACCCGGCGTTTTGCGCCATGGTGGGCTTCAAGGCCGAGGAGCTGCTGGGACGCGGTGCGCGGCCCGACCTGCCGGACGACACGCCGCCTTACTGGCCGCCCGAGTTCGTCGACGAGTACCGCCGCCGCCATGCCGACCGCAGCGCCCGCTGGAAGGCCGACAACAGCCCCGGCGGCCAGGACCCGCGTCAGGGCTTCGAAACTGTCTTCATGCGCCGCAATGGCGAACGCTTCCCGGTGTTGATCTTCGAGGCGCCTCTGCTTGACGCGCAGGGCCAGCAGACCGGCTGGATGAGCGCCGTGCTCGATGTCTCCGACCAGCGCCGCATGGAAGAGCGCTCGCGCCAGCAGCAGGAGCGATTGCAGGCCACCGCCCGCCTGGCCACCGTGGGCGAAATGGCCTCCCTGCTCAGCCACGAGCTGAACCAACCCCTCGCCGCCATCGCCAGCTACGCCACGGCTTCGGTCAATTTGCTGGCCCAGGAGTCGGCCGATCCGCAGGCCCCGGATCTGGTGCGCCAGGCCGTCTTGCGCATTGCCGAGCAGGCCGAGCGTGCCGGCCGCGTGATCAAGAGCGTGCATGACTTTGTGCGCCGCCGCGAGCAGGCGCGCGAGGACATCGGCGTCGACCTGCTGTTCGAGGCCGTGCTCCCCCTGGTGCGCCTGCAAGCGCGCAAGAGCGGCACCCGCATCGAGCTGGACCTGCCCCAGCCCAGCCCGCGCGTGCGCTGCGACCGCACCATGGTCGAACAGGTGCTGCTCAACCTCAGCCGCAATGCCATCCAGGCCATGGAAGACCGCACCGCGCCAGCCCTGCGGGTGCTGACCTTGCGCGCCGCTGTGGTGGACGCATCCTGGGTCGGCATCTCGGTGCTGGACCGCGGCCCGGGCATTCCGCCCGAAGTGGGCCGCCAGCTCTACACCCCGTTTTTCACCACCCGCGCCGAGGGCATGGGTCTGGGCTTGAGCCTCTGCCGCACCGTGGTGGAGCAACATGGCGGGGCCATGGACTATTTCAATCGCGAAGCCCCCGGGGGCACCGAGTTCCGTTTCAGCCTGCCCAATGCTGGCCATGCAAGCAAGGCGGCCCCAGCGCGCACGCCAGGAGAATCGACGCAATGA
- a CDS encoding response regulator transcription factor yields the protein MTAHHNSGRKLPVVYLVDDEEVVRDALGWLLRSRRLLSEGFGSAEAFEAMLDARPDQARDWPDAPSCLLLDVRMPGMSGLALFERLLQRGLCGGLDQGVVQPPLLPVIFLTGHGDVPTAVAAVKRGAFDFVEKPFSDNGLVDRIEQALALSGQAIEARQQRGQMAQRVAELTEREREVMQLVIQALPNKLIADQLHISVRTVEVHRARVFEKMNVKSAVELTNLLREL from the coding sequence ATGACAGCCCATCACAACAGCGGCCGCAAGCTGCCTGTGGTTTATCTGGTCGACGATGAAGAGGTGGTGCGCGACGCCCTGGGCTGGTTGCTGCGCTCGCGCCGCCTGCTGTCCGAGGGCTTCGGCAGTGCCGAGGCCTTCGAGGCCATGCTCGATGCCCGGCCCGACCAGGCGCGTGACTGGCCCGATGCGCCGTCCTGCCTGCTGCTCGATGTGCGCATGCCCGGCATGAGCGGCCTGGCCCTGTTCGAGCGTCTGCTGCAGCGCGGCCTGTGCGGCGGCCTGGATCAAGGCGTGGTGCAGCCACCGCTGCTGCCGGTGATCTTCCTGACCGGCCACGGCGATGTGCCCACGGCCGTGGCTGCGGTCAAGCGCGGTGCTTTTGATTTCGTGGAGAAGCCGTTTTCCGACAATGGTCTGGTCGACCGCATCGAGCAAGCCCTGGCCCTGAGCGGCCAGGCGATCGAGGCGCGTCAGCAGCGCGGCCAGATGGCCCAGCGCGTGGCCGAGCTGACCGAGCGCGAGCGCGAGGTGATGCAGCTGGTCATCCAGGCCCTGCCCAACAAGCTGATTGCCGACCAGCTGCACATCAGCGTGCGCACGGTCGAGGTGCACCGGGCGCGGGTGTTCGAGAAGATGAACGTCAAGTCGGCGGTGGAGCTGACCAATCTGCTGCGCGAACTCTGA
- a CDS encoding Kelch repeat-containing protein produces MKPRRAHGLRVIGSALTLILSGLAQASGTAAPSLRWETLAPMPIGVQEIYPAVHGGRLVVAGGLSSELPAAQGHLSDALQIYDPASGRWSLGPRLPEGRHHAQLLSLAQSLYLIGGFVRCEGGDWCASREVLRLDDGSARWQRLGALPQALTESTAFVQQGQIHLVSGRSPRGEANAQWGDHGDVAWHWVYDAKADRWRALADGPEIKSSAAALVTGEQAWLIGGRQYNGANLRSVHRLDAASGRWQAEAPLAFAQAAHGVGLLGGADQPLICSVGGETAENGGGMLGQVQCRALKEGRWQVMGEMPEPRHGLGVLSLNGQLYAIGGARQPGLTQTSPRLDRLSLSPSSTRP; encoded by the coding sequence ATGAAACCACGGCGTGCTCACGGCTTGCGTGTCATCGGATCTGCGCTGACGCTGATCCTCAGCGGCCTGGCCCAGGCCTCTGGCACCGCGGCGCCCAGCTTGCGCTGGGAGACTCTGGCGCCCATGCCCATCGGCGTGCAGGAGATTTACCCAGCGGTGCATGGCGGGCGCCTGGTGGTGGCGGGCGGCTTGAGCAGCGAGCTGCCGGCCGCACAAGGCCATCTCAGCGATGCGCTGCAGATCTACGACCCGGCCAGCGGCCGCTGGAGCCTGGGGCCCCGCCTGCCCGAGGGCCGCCACCATGCGCAGCTGCTGAGTCTGGCCCAGAGCCTCTACCTGATCGGCGGCTTTGTGCGCTGCGAGGGCGGTGACTGGTGCGCCAGCCGCGAGGTGCTGCGCCTGGACGATGGCAGCGCGCGCTGGCAGCGCCTGGGCGCCCTGCCGCAGGCCTTGACCGAATCCACCGCTTTTGTGCAGCAAGGCCAGATCCATCTGGTCAGCGGGCGCAGCCCCCGCGGCGAGGCCAATGCGCAGTGGGGTGACCATGGCGATGTGGCCTGGCATTGGGTCTACGACGCCAAGGCGGACCGCTGGCGCGCCCTGGCCGACGGGCCCGAGATCAAGAGCAGTGCGGCCGCCCTGGTGACGGGCGAACAGGCCTGGCTGATCGGCGGCCGCCAGTACAACGGCGCCAATCTGCGCAGCGTTCACCGCCTCGACGCGGCCAGCGGCCGCTGGCAGGCCGAGGCGCCGCTGGCCTTTGCCCAGGCCGCCCATGGCGTGGGCCTGCTCGGCGGCGCAGACCAGCCGCTGATCTGCAGCGTGGGCGGCGAGACCGCCGAGAACGGCGGCGGCATGCTGGGACAGGTGCAATGCCGCGCGCTCAAGGAGGGCCGCTGGCAGGTGATGGGTGAGATGCCCGAACCGCGCCACGGCCTGGGCGTGCTAAGCCTGAACGGCCAGCTCTACGCCATCGGCGGCGCGCGCCAGCCGGGCCTGACCCAGACCAGCCCGCGCCTGGATCGCCTCAGCCTGAGCCCCAGCAGCACCCGGCCTTGA